A part of Anolis sagrei isolate rAnoSag1 chromosome 3, rAnoSag1.mat, whole genome shotgun sequence genomic DNA contains:
- the MOGAT1 gene encoding 2-acylglycerol O-acyltransferase 1 has protein sequence MKVEFAPLNIPLARRAQTAAVFQWVFSFLLLAQCCCAIFMIIVFGDYWFISAFYALWLYLDWETPQTGGRRSQWVRNWTVWRYFKDYFPIHLIKSSHLDPSQNYLFGFHPHGVLVAGAFGNFCTEYTGFQKLFPGLTPYLHILPFWFRCPFFRDYIMSAGLVSASKKSVSHVLSHEKGGNVAVIVIGGAEESLDAHPESLTLNILKRKGFIKVALKHGAQLVPVFSFGENELFKQIANPKGSWLRTWQEKLQKIMGFAMPLFHGRGIFQYSFGLMPYRKPIHTVVGNPIIVKQNLNPTLEEIDQLHEKYLQELQNLFDKNKEKYGIPEHMSLIFT, from the exons ATGAAGGTCGAGTTTGCCCCGCTCAACATCCCTTTGGCCCGGAGGGCGCAGACCGCGGCGGTCTTTCAGTGGGTCTTCTCCTTCCTGCTCCTAG CACAATGTTGCTGTGCAATCTTTATGATTATCGTTTTTGGAGATTACTGGTTTATATCAGCATTCTATGCACTCTGGCTCTATCTTGACTGGGAAACACCTCAGACTGGAGGGAGAAGATCTCAGTGGGTCCGAAACTGGACTGTGTGGAGGTATTTCAAGGACTACTTTCCAATTCAT CTAATCAAATCTTCTCATTTGGATCCAAGTCAAAATTACCTCTTTGGGTTCCATCCTCATGGTGTCCTTGTGGCGGGAGCCTTTGGAAACTTCTGCACAGAGTACACAGGATTTCAGAAGTTGTTCCCTGGCCTCACTCCGTACCTCCACATCTTGCCTTTCTGGTTTCGATGCCCCTTTTTTAGAGATTATATTATGTCTGCCG GACTGGTTTCAGCATCCAAGAAGAGTGTATCTCATGTGCTGAGCCATGAAAAGGGTGGAAATGTTGCTGTGATTGTAATTGGAGGTGCAGAAGAGTCTTTGGATGCCCATCCTGAAAGCCTCACTCTGAATATCCTCAAAAGGAAAGGCTTCATTAAAGTTGCTTTGAAACATGG GGCTCAGCTGGTcccagtgttttcttttggtgaaAATGAACTGTTCAAGCAAATAGCCAACCCAAAAGGATCCTGGCTCAGGACATGGCAAGAGAAATTGCAGAAAATTATGGGATTTGCTATGCCACTGTTTCATGGCAGAGGGATCTTTCAATATAGTTTTGGCTTAATGCCTTATAGGAAACCTATCCATACTGTTG TTGGGAATCCTATCATTGTGAAGCAGAACCTCAATCCCACCCTCGAAGAGATTGATCAATTGCATGAGAAATATCTGCAGGAACTACAAAACTTATTtgacaaaaacaaagaaaaatatggCATACCTGAACACATGTCTCTCATCTTTACCTAA